The proteins below are encoded in one region of Fusobacterium sp. DD2:
- a CDS encoding DNA polymerase III subunit alpha, protein MNKSFVHLHLHTEYSLLDGVGKIDEYIEKAKILNMPAIAITDHGNLFGVLELYKKAKKNGIKPIIGLEAYISEKGMEDREGRNFHLVLLAENYEGYKNLLKISSESYLRGFYYKPRVDKAYLKEHSSGLIALSACMNGEISRRIMDKEPEENINKALNEYIEIFGKNNFYIEVQGNGIEEQKILNEKLYDLAKANDLKLVATNDTHYVNQGDHTLQDIMICIQTGAKLNDPNRMRINTKELFFKSREQVLDGLGPKYMEAIDNTLEIAGRCNVDIEFGKFKFPEYKLPTCMKSIEAFLRKLVYMGLAKRYPLGLTKGIVGRIEYELGIIEKMGYAGYFVVVWDFIDFARRNNIPIGPGRGSAAGSLVAYALGITQLDPLKYNLIFERFLNPERISMPDIDIDICQERRQEVIEYVIEKYGADKVAQIITFGTMKARAAIRDVGRVMDTPLSKVDKIAKLVPFNTTIRETLNSVDEFRKLYLEDKEIQQIIDVSAKIENKVRHASIHAAGIVITKDPLTDNVPLYCDSKKVVSTQYQMKELEDLGLLKMDFLGLRNLTNIQRTIEYIKEDTGEEIKLDEIPLNSKKVYDMLSRGDTSGVFQLESRGIRNILMKLQPDKFEDIIALLALYRPGPLGSGMVDDFINGKNGTIEIKYPHPSLEETLKETYGVILYQEQVMKIANIMAGYSLGEADLLRRAMGKKNIEIMEQNRDKFIKRSVENGYSEEKAMEMFELIDKFAGYGFNKSHSAAYALIAYWTAYFKAFYLKHYYAALMTSEMAHIENIAFYVEDAKYHKLKLHLPDVNKPTSKFIVDKEGIVFSLAAIKNVGEGIVDKIMEEHNLNGDFKDLEDFVVRTRSYGLNKKALESLILAGALDSLPGNRRQKFEAIDKIMDFANRKLKEDDIQQMNLFGMAKSALGKFTLPQAEEYSLDEILAKEKEYLGFYFSAHPLDKFRDIITTFRLTPITEIKEDKNTGFVQTYGILRNIKKVVTKKSEIMAIFDIEDYYNSISCIAFPRDYQRYVHIFVEGKPVFIRGNSQIDYFKGEEKKKIIIRDIMFLNDILREKSNRLYILILEKDKEKFSRLRDIIKSYPGDAPVYFAIKGKNIKKVRLTKFKVELSSHFLSEIVKLMGEDKVTIR, encoded by the coding sequence ACTAAAAATAAGTTCTGAAAGTTATCTTCGTGGATTTTACTATAAACCTCGTGTAGATAAAGCATATCTTAAGGAACATAGCAGTGGTCTTATTGCTCTGTCAGCATGTATGAACGGAGAAATATCACGTAGAATTATGGATAAAGAGCCTGAGGAAAATATAAATAAAGCTCTTAATGAATACATTGAAATTTTTGGAAAAAACAACTTCTATATAGAGGTACAGGGAAATGGTATCGAAGAACAAAAGATACTCAATGAAAAACTCTATGATTTAGCTAAAGCAAATGATTTAAAACTTGTAGCAACAAATGACACTCACTATGTAAATCAGGGAGATCATACACTGCAGGATATTATGATTTGTATTCAAACTGGTGCTAAATTAAATGACCCTAACAGAATGAGAATAAATACAAAGGAACTATTTTTTAAAAGTAGAGAACAGGTTCTTGATGGACTGGGTCCTAAATACATGGAAGCTATTGATAATACTCTTGAGATAGCTGGAAGATGTAATGTTGATATTGAATTTGGAAAATTTAAATTTCCTGAATACAAACTGCCAACATGTATGAAAAGTATAGAAGCCTTCTTAAGAAAACTTGTATATATGGGGCTTGCAAAACGTTATCCATTAGGTCTTACCAAAGGTATTGTTGGAAGAATTGAATATGAGCTTGGAATAATAGAAAAAATGGGATATGCTGGTTACTTTGTTGTAGTATGGGACTTTATAGATTTTGCCAGAAGAAACAATATCCCAATAGGGCCAGGAAGAGGATCTGCTGCAGGAAGTTTAGTTGCCTATGCACTTGGAATTACTCAATTGGATCCTTTAAAGTATAATCTTATTTTTGAAAGATTTTTAAATCCAGAAAGAATATCAATGCCAGATATTGATATAGATATATGTCAGGAAAGGCGTCAGGAAGTTATTGAGTATGTTATTGAAAAATATGGTGCTGACAAGGTAGCACAAATTATTACATTTGGAACAATGAAAGCAAGAGCTGCTATTAGAGATGTTGGAAGAGTTATGGATACTCCTCTTTCAAAAGTAGATAAAATAGCTAAACTTGTTCCTTTTAATACAACTATCAGAGAAACTTTAAACAGTGTAGATGAATTTAGAAAGCTCTATCTGGAAGACAAAGAGATTCAGCAGATTATAGATGTTTCAGCAAAAATAGAAAACAAAGTTAGACACGCATCTATCCATGCTGCAGGTATTGTTATAACTAAAGACCCATTAACTGATAATGTTCCTCTATATTGTGATAGTAAAAAAGTTGTTTCAACTCAATATCAAATGAAGGAACTGGAAGATCTTGGACTTCTAAAAATGGACTTCTTGGGATTGAGAAACCTGACTAATATTCAAAGAACTATTGAATATATAAAGGAAGATACTGGTGAAGAGATAAAACTTGATGAGATTCCTTTAAATTCTAAAAAAGTCTATGATATGCTATCACGTGGAGATACTTCTGGAGTGTTCCAATTGGAATCTAGAGGAATAAGAAATATCCTTATGAAACTTCAACCTGATAAATTTGAAGATATTATAGCTTTACTTGCACTATATAGACCTGGACCATTAGGTTCTGGAATGGTAGATGATTTCATTAATGGTAAAAATGGAACTATTGAAATAAAATATCCTCACCCTTCTCTTGAAGAGACCTTGAAAGAAACTTACGGGGTTATACTTTATCAGGAACAGGTAATGAAAATTGCAAATATCATGGCTGGATATTCCTTAGGTGAAGCAGACCTGCTAAGAAGAGCCATGGGTAAGAAAAACATTGAAATAATGGAACAGAACAGAGATAAATTTATCAAACGTTCTGTTGAAAATGGATATAGTGAAGAAAAAGCCATGGAGATGTTTGAGCTTATAGATAAGTTCGCTGGATATGGATTTAATAAATCTCACTCTGCTGCTTATGCTCTAATTGCATATTGGACTGCATATTTTAAAGCATTCTATCTAAAACATTACTATGCTGCACTTATGACATCAGAAATGGCACATATTGAAAATATTGCCTTTTATGTTGAAGATGCTAAATACCATAAACTTAAACTTCATCTTCCAGATGTAAATAAGCCTACTTCTAAATTTATTGTAGATAAAGAGGGAATTGTCTTCTCACTTGCAGCAATAAAAAATGTAGGAGAGGGAATTGTTGATAAAATAATGGAAGAACACAACTTAAATGGCGATTTTAAAGATTTAGAAGACTTTGTAGTGAGAACAAGAAGCTATGGACTCAATAAAAAAGCTTTAGAATCACTAATACTTGCTGGAGCTTTAGATTCACTTCCTGGAAATAGAAGACAAAAATTTGAAGCCATAGATAAAATAATGGATTTTGCAAATAGAAAGCTTAAAGAGGATGATATTCAACAGATGAACCTTTTTGGAATGGCAAAATCAGCTCTTGGAAAATTTACTCTGCCTCAGGCAGAAGAGTATTCCCTTGATGAGATACTTGCAAAAGAAAAAGAGTATCTGGGATTTTATTTCAGTGCACATCCATTGGATAAATTTAGAGATATCATTACTACATTTAGACTCACTCCTATTACAGAGATAAAAGAGGATAAAAATACAGGTTTTGTACAGACTTACGGAATATTGAGAAATATAAAAAAAGTGGTAACTAAAAAATCTGAAATTATGGCTATATTTGATATTGAAGATTATTACAACTCTATATCATGTATCGCTTTTCCACGAGATTATCAAAGATATGTTCATATATTTGTAGAGGGAAAACCGGTCTTTATCAGAGGAAATAGCCAGATTGACTATTTTAAAGGTGAAGAAAAGAAAAAAATTATAATCCGTGATATAATGTTCCTAAATGATATTCTAAGAGAAAAAAGTAATCGTCTATATATTCTTATTCTTGAAAAGGATAAAGAAAAATTCAGCAGACTTAGAGATATTATTAAAAGTTATCCAGGTGATGCACCTGTGTACTTTGCCATTAAAGGAAAGAATATAAAAAAAGTAAGACTTACAAAATTTAAAGTGGAGCTGTCATCTCATTTTCTTTCAGAAATTGTAAAACTCATGGGAGAAGATAAGGTTACAATTCGTTGA
- a CDS encoding biotin/lipoyl-containing protein yields the protein MKGDMQTVEELMKILQEKKLTEISFETSDVKITIKADPVQEKKKVQEKPKKKECNEEKIDKNHKDIVSEHVGRYNFIKKDGSPIISIGQSVKEGEELGNVIAVGVALPVVSKFSGVIEDIYVKNGDPVDYGKPLIKVKIS from the coding sequence ATGAAGGGTGATATGCAAACTGTTGAAGAATTAATGAAAATTCTTCAGGAAAAGAAACTTACAGAGATCTCTTTTGAGACATCTGACGTTAAAATAACTATCAAAGCTGATCCTGTTCAAGAAAAGAAAAAAGTTCAAGAAAAACCTAAAAAGAAAGAATGTAACGAAGAAAAAATAGATAAAAATCATAAAGATATAGTATCAGAACATGTAGGAAGATACAACTTTATTAAAAAAGATGGTTCTCCAATTATATCAATTGGACAAAGTGTAAAAGAGGGAGAGGAACTTGGAAATGTTATAGCTGTTGGGGTAGCTCTGCCAGTTGTTTCTAAGTTTTCTGGTGTGATAGAAGATATCTATGTAAAAAATGGAGACCCAGTTGATTATGGTAAACCATTAATAAAAGTAAAAATTTCATAA
- the accC gene encoding acetyl-CoA carboxylase biotin carboxylase subunit translates to MFNKILIANRGEIAVRIIRAAKELDIKTVAVYSEADKDSLHVRLADEAVCIGGVSSSESYLKVPNIIAAAEITGADAIHPGYGFLSENAKFASICKEHNIAFIGPRPECISKMGDKATARATAVANNVPVTNGTGIITSISEAKKQVNEFITYPVMIKATAGGGGKGMRIARNDEELEKNIVAAQTEAGSAFGNPDVYIEKFVENPRHIEIQILGDKYGNVIYLGERDCSIQRRHQKLIEEAPSFSLPLNVRKAMGEAAVTLAKAINYDSAGTLEFLVDKHNNFYFMEMNTRIQVEHTVTEMVTGLDIIKLQIQIASGAKLNISQDDIQLFGHAIECRINAEDTENGFLPSPGVITKYIVPGGNGIRVDSHSYQGYEISPYYDSMIGKLIAFGIDRKEAIAKMKRALNEYIIEGIDTTIPFHLQVFNNELYIEGKTSTNFIEENFPKK, encoded by the coding sequence ATGTTTAATAAAATACTTATTGCTAATAGGGGAGAAATAGCAGTTAGAATTATAAGAGCAGCAAAAGAATTGGATATTAAAACTGTTGCTGTGTATTCTGAAGCTGATAAGGACAGTCTCCATGTTAGATTAGCAGATGAAGCTGTATGTATAGGTGGAGTTTCAAGCTCAGAGTCTTATCTTAAAGTTCCAAATATTATTGCAGCTGCTGAAATAACAGGAGCCGATGCTATCCATCCAGGATATGGGTTCCTTTCTGAAAATGCAAAATTCGCATCTATTTGTAAAGAGCATAATATTGCATTTATTGGACCTAGACCTGAGTGTATCTCAAAAATGGGAGATAAAGCAACTGCCAGAGCAACTGCTGTAGCAAATAATGTTCCTGTAACTAACGGAACTGGAATAATCACTAGCATCTCTGAAGCCAAAAAACAGGTAAATGAATTTATCACTTACCCAGTTATGATAAAAGCCACTGCTGGTGGTGGTGGTAAGGGAATGAGAATCGCCAGAAATGATGAAGAACTTGAAAAAAATATAGTTGCAGCTCAAACAGAAGCTGGATCAGCATTTGGAAATCCAGATGTATATATAGAAAAATTTGTTGAAAATCCAAGACATATAGAGATTCAGATTTTAGGAGATAAATATGGTAATGTAATCTATTTGGGAGAGAGAGACTGCTCTATTCAAAGAAGACATCAAAAACTTATTGAAGAAGCACCATCTTTTTCACTTCCATTAAATGTAAGAAAGGCAATGGGAGAAGCTGCAGTTACACTTGCAAAAGCAATAAATTATGACTCAGCTGGTACTTTAGAATTCTTAGTTGACAAGCATAACAATTTCTATTTCATGGAAATGAATACAAGAATTCAGGTAGAACACACTGTTACAGAGATGGTTACAGGTCTTGATATAATTAAACTTCAAATTCAGATTGCATCTGGAGCAAAGCTTAATATTTCTCAAGATGATATTCAACTATTTGGACATGCAATAGAGTGTAGAATAAATGCTGAAGATACAGAAAATGGATTTTTACCATCACCTGGTGTCATTACTAAATATATTGTGCCAGGAGGAAATGGTATAAGAGTAGATTCACACTCTTATCAAGGATATGAGATTTCACCTTATTATGATTCAATGATTGGAAAGCTTATAGCCTTTGGAATCGATAGAAAAGAAGCTATTGCAAAAATGAAAAGAGCTCTAAATGAATACATAATTGAAGGTATAGATACCACAATTCCTTTCCATCTTCAAGTATTCAATAATGAACTATATATTGAGGGTAAAACATCAACTAATTTTATAGAGGAGAACTTCCCTAAAAAATAA
- a CDS encoding Asp23/Gls24 family envelope stress response protein — MSELGNIRISDDVVKTIAAKAASDVEGVYKLAGGVADEVSKILGKKRPTNGVKVEVGEKECSIEVFIIVEYGYLISDVAHEIQKSVLKAVSELSGLKVVEVNVYVQDVKIKTEEAPETEGEETEM; from the coding sequence ATGAGTGAATTAGGAAATATAAGAATATCTGATGATGTTGTTAAGACTATAGCAGCTAAAGCAGCATCTGATGTTGAAGGTGTTTACAAATTGGCCGGTGGGGTTGCTGATGAAGTTAGCAAGATTCTTGGGAAAAAGAGACCTACTAATGGAGTAAAGGTAGAAGTTGGAGAAAAAGAGTGCAGCATTGAAGTATTTATCATAGTTGAATACGGATACCTTATTTCAGACGTTGCTCACGAAATTCAAAAATCTGTTTTAAAAGCAGTTTCTGAATTAAGTGGTTTGAAAGTTGTGGAAGTAAATGTTTATGTTCAGGATGTAAAAATTAAGACTGAAGAAGCTCCTGAAACTGAGGGAGAAGAAACAGAGATGTAA
- the amaP gene encoding alkaline shock response membrane anchor protein AmaP — MFKKFIFFLAWIGVFVLSLTGIVYVVMPKYFVQFNTYIGTFGYDMVVLGISIIYFIICLVKFFSLFEREKDYVIKTEDGVVYISAATVTTFIRDLLSDDKDISNLKVDTFKKGRKFNIKIKLDILSNGDVSGKSMSIQNEIKNKLADKMGIEVGNVQVKISKLALRDSDPEEK; from the coding sequence ATGTTTAAAAAATTTATTTTTTTCCTGGCATGGATAGGTGTTTTCGTTCTTTCATTGACAGGGATAGTTTATGTAGTTATGCCAAAGTACTTTGTACAATTTAATACATATATTGGAACATTTGGTTATGATATGGTAGTATTAGGAATATCAATTATTTATTTCATAATCTGTTTAGTTAAATTTTTCTCTCTTTTTGAAAGAGAAAAAGATTATGTTATAAAAACAGAAGATGGAGTAGTATATATTTCTGCTGCTACTGTTACAACTTTTATAAGAGATCTTCTTTCTGATGATAAAGATATCTCGAATTTAAAAGTTGACACATTTAAAAAGGGAAGAAAATTCAACATTAAAATCAAACTTGATATACTTTCTAATGGAGATGTATCAGGTAAGTCAATGTCTATTCAAAATGAAATCAAAAATAAACTTGCAGATAAAATGGGAATAGAAGTTGGAAATGTTCAGGTAAAAATCTCTAAATTAGCATTAAGAGATAGTGACCCTGAAGAGAAATAA